The nucleotide sequence CTGGTATTTTATTAAAGAATGGAAAAAATATGTAAGTTCTATAGTTTTATTAATAATTGTTGCTATTTTACAATTACTTACTCCTAAAATAGTAGGTATTACAGTAGATTTAATTGTTTCAAAAAAAATGCATAGTGAACAAGCATTAAAATGGATAATTTTAATGTTTTTTATATCAATAACAATATATATATTGAGATATTTATGGAGAGTGTTGTTATTTAGTGCTTCATATATGTTAGCAGTTGAATTAAGATGCAAAATATATCAATATTTAAGTAAAAAAAAAATGAGTTTTTATTTGAAAAACCGTACTGGAGATTTAATTGCAAAAGCAACAAACGATGTTGATAGAGTTGTTTTTGCAGCTGGTGAAGGAGTACTAACTTTAATAGATGCAACAGTAATGGGATTATTGGTTTTGATTATTATGTCAACACAAATAAGTTTTAAATTAACATTAATTTCTATAATGCCAATGCCAATTATGGGTTTCGTAATAAAAAAATACGGTAAAAAACTACAAAAACTATATACAAAATCACAAGCTGCTTTTTCATCTATAAATGATCAAGTTCAAGAAAGTATTACATGTATAAAAATGATAAAATCTTTTGGATTAGAAAAAAGACAACTAAATAAATTTAATAAAACAACAAAAATAGCTTCTGATCAAAATATAAAAGTAGCTACAGTGGATGCAAAATTTGACCCTGCTATATATATATGTACATCTTTTTCTAATTTAATAGCAATTATATTTGGAAGTTATCTTGTTATAAACAAAAAGTTATCTATAGGTCAATTAACTAGTTTTATTATGTATTTAGGATTAATGATATGGCCTATGTTAGCATTAGCATGGATGTTCAATATATTAGAAAGAGGTATAGCTGCTTGGAACAGGATCAAAAACTTAATATACAAAGAAAAAATAGACAAAAAAAAAAAATATATAATGATGGATGGAGGATTAATATATCTTAAAATAAATAATTTTTATTACAAAAAAAAACAAAAATTTAATTTAAAAAACATTTCTATAAAAATACCATCTGAAAATATTATTGGAATATGTGGACCTACTGGTTCAGGTAAAACTACTATTATAAATATAATGCAAAAACAATTAAAAATTAAATATGGTTTTATTAAATACAATAATGAAAATATATCTAATATTAATACTGATCAATGGCAAAAAAAATTAGCAATAATTAATCAAAAAACTTTTTTGTTTTCAGATACAATATTTAACAATATTTCTTTAGGTAAACCTAATGTATCTTATTTAAAAATTAAAAAGGCATCTAAAATAGCCAGGATACATAATGAAATTAAAAGTTTTTCTAAAAAATATTCAACTAGAATAGGGGAAAAAGGAATAATATTGTCAGGAGGACAAATGCAAAGAATAGCTATTGCTAGAGCAATAGTATCAAATAGAAAAATATTAATTATGGATGATGCTTTATCATCTGTAGACATAAAAAACGAAAAAAAAATATTAAATAATTTATGGAAATGGAAAAAAAAAAAAAAAATAACTATAATCATAATCACACATAGATTATTATCTATAAAAAATGCTAATAAAATATATGTAATTAAACAAGGAAATATTATACAAAGTGGAACACATGATTTTCTTATGTCAAATAAAAATTGGTATAGCAATATGTATCATTATCAAGAATTATCTAAAAATAATATGTAAAAATTAAGAGGGAAAAAATTGAATCATTCGATAACTTGTTATTCTATATTAAAACGTCTTTTTTTTTATTGGAATCCATTTAAAAAATCACTTATAATAGCTATAATGATGTTGTTTTTTTCTTCTATGGCTGAATCATGTTGTCCAATAATTATCAGTTATTTTATAAATATCATTTTAATTAAAAAAAAAATACATTTAATAATTTCTATAATTGTTTCATTTATATTTATCATTTTACAAATAATATCAATTGTTTTCAATTATTTACAATCTATTTTATTTAACAAAATATCTACTAAAGTATTAAAAAAAATAAGATTTGATGTAATGAAATCTATTTTAAATCAACCATTAAATAAATTTGATGATACTTCTGTAGGGAAAATTATATCAAGAGTAACTAATGATACAGAAATAATTAAAGATTTATATGAAAATGTAATAAGTAATTTATTACGTAGTTTATCTATTATTTTAACTGTATTATTTTCAATGTTTTTGCTAGAATGGAAATTAGCTCTTATAACTTCTACTATTATACCAATAGTTATTATAATCATGATTATATATCATAAATACAGTTCACCTTTTTTAAGAAAAACTAGGATATATTTAGCTAATATTAATAGTTATTTTAATGAAATAATAGTCGGAATGAATGTTATTCAACAATTTAATCAACAAAAAAGATTTGGTAAATTGATATTCAATGCTAGTATATTGCATTATAAATCTAGAATAAAAAACTTGAATATAGATGGATTATTACTCAGACCCTTAATTAGTTTTATTTCTTCTATAATGTTATTATGTTTGATAAGTTTATTTGCATTATCTATTTTAGGAGCATTAAAAGTAGGAATAATATATGCTTTTATTAGTTATACAAGCAGATTAAATGAACCTTTAACAAACACTATAACTCAACAATCAATAGTAGAACAATCTATAATAGCAGCTGAAAGAATTTTTAAAATAATAGATTTACCAAATCAAAAATATGGATATTACAAAAATATAAAATATGGTATAATAAAAATAAAAAATCTTAATTTTTATTACAAAAAAAAACAAAGAGTTTTAAAAAACATAAATATTTATTGCAAAAAAAATAGTTTTACAGCTTTTGTTGGAAAAAGTGGAAGTGGTAAAAGTACATTAATTAATTTATTAATGAATTTTTATCCAATTTCTGAAGGTAAAATATATATAGATAATAGACCTATAGAATCTTTTAGAAAAGAATCTTTAAGGAAAGAAATTTCTTTAGTACAACAAGATCCAATCATATTTGCAGACACTTTTTTGTCTAACATTACTTTAGGAAGAAATATATCTATATCTAGAGTATGGGACATAATACAAAAAGTTAAACTTAAAAATTTAGTTGAATCTATGAAAAATGGAATTTACACTCTATTAAGAGAACAGGGGAACAACTTATCTGCAGGTCAAAAACAATTGTTGTCTTTAGCACGATCTTTAATTGGAAATCCTAAAATACTGATATTAGATGAAGCAACTTCAAGTATAGATTCAGAAGCAGAACAAAATATTCAAAAAATTATATCATATATAAGAAAAAATACTACTTTATTAATTGTAGCACATAGATTATCAACAATAACAAAAGCAGATAACATTTTTGTATTAAATAAAGGTAAAATAATTGAAAGTGGTAATCACAAAAATTTATTAAAAAATAAAGGTTATTACTGGAATATGCATGAATTTCAAAAATATAATAGCTTTATATAATATTTTTTCGTTAGTCTTAATAAACACGAATTAATTCTATATTGGCTGCTTTTTTCCAAACCTGACCATTTGTATAGTTTTAATATCTGTTTATAGACTAACGAATCAAACAAGATTATTGTAACACATTTTTATTAAAAAAAAAATTTTTTTTTGCATATAATTACTTGAAGTAGTTATAATATGATACCATATTAAAATATATATATAATATGTTATGGAAAATATGACTTATCAAGTATTAGCTAGAAGATTGAGACCTAAAAATTTTAAAGAAATAATTGGCCAAAAAACAATTATAAAAGCAATCAATAATAGTATTTTATCAAAAAAAATACATCATTCCTGGTTATTTTCAGGTATTAGGGGGATAGGAAAAACAACTATAGCAAGATTATTAGCTAAAGTTTTAAATTGTACAAATGTTTTAAATGCTAATCCATGTAACAATTGTAAAAATTGTAAAGAAATAGATCAAGGTTGTTTTATTGATTTCATAGAAGTTGACGCTGCTTCTAAAACTAAAATAGAAGATACGAAAGAGTTATTAGATAATATGGAATATAAACCTATTAAAGGCAAATATAAAGTATATTTAATAGATGAAATACATATGTTATCTAGATATAGTTTTAATGCATTATTAAAAACTTTAGAGGAACCAAAAAAATATGTTAAAATAATTTTAGCTACTACAGATACAACAAAAATACCTAAAACTATTTTATCCAGATGTTTACATTTTAATTTGAAATCAATAAATAAAAGACAAATAATTAAATATTTAGAAAAAATTTTAAAATTAGAAGGTGTAATTTTTGATAAAGAATCTATAATAAAAATAGCGCAAAAATCCGAGGGAAGTTTAAGAGATTGTTTAAATTTAACAGAAAAAATAATTGCACTAAGTAATGGTAATATCAATATAGATAATACAAATAAAGAATTAGGATTATTAGATAAAAAATATATAATAAATTTATTTGAAAATATTATTAATAAAGAACCTAAAAAATTAATTCATATTTTAAATAAAGTAGAAGATAAAGGACTAAATATAGAATATGTATTAACAGATTTGTTAGAATTATTATATAATTTGTCTATGATGAAATACCATCCAAAATTATGGGAATCTACTTTCTCCAAAAAAGATAAAAAACTAAAAAATATATCTGATCTAGTAACATTTAATTTTATTCACAATTGCTACCATAAAATATTAAATGCTAAAAAAACTTTAAAATTTTCTCCAGATAAAAGAATAGGTGTAGAAATGAATTTATTAAATTTAATAGTTTCTTAAATATTTAAAAAAGTTTTTTGTTGTTTTAAAATATAATAAACGTTCAAGAGAAATTATATGATAAAAAATAAAGGTTTAAATAATCTAATGAAACAAGCGCAATATATGCAAGAGAAAATAAATCAAACTAAAAAAGAAATAATGTTAATAAAAGTTACAGGAGAATCTGGCGCTGGATTAGTAAAAATAACTATAAATGGGTTATACGAATGCATTAAAGTCAAAATAGATAAATCAATTTTAAATAAATCTGAAAAAGAAATATTAGAAGATTTAATCGTGGCAGCAACAAATGATGCTATAAGAAGGATTAATGAAGAAAAAAAAGACAAAATGTCAATAATATCTTCTAATATGAATTTGCCTTTAGATTTTAACTCATTGATATAAAAAAAATATAAAATATTTAATATAAAAAAGGATATTATAATGAAAAAAAATAGTTATAATTTTAAATCAGAAGTTAAAGAAGTATTAAATTTAATGATAAACTCTTTATATTCAAATAAAGAAATATTTATTAGAGAATTAATATCTAACGCTTCTGATGCAATAGATAAATTTAAATTTTTATCTTTATCAAATCCTAATACGTATAACATTGATAATGATTTATTACAAATTAAAATTATCATTGACAAAAAAAATAAATTATTAAAAATTATCGATAACGGCATAGGAATGAATAAAAAAGACTTAATAGAAAATTTAGGAACTATTGCAAAATCAGGAACAAAAAAATTTTTGCAATCATTAAACGAAAAAGAAAAAACAAATAATAATTTGATAGGAAATTTTGGTGTAGGTTTCTACTCTTCTTTTATTGTATCAGAAAAAGTTTCTGTATATACAAAATTAGCA is from Buchnera aphidicola (Taiwanaphis decaspermi) and encodes:
- a CDS encoding ABC transporter transmembrane domain-containing protein, with product MQLFKQLSWYFIKEWKKYVSSIVLLIIVAILQLLTPKIVGITVDLIVSKKMHSEQALKWIILMFFISITIYILRYLWRVLLFSASYMLAVELRCKIYQYLSKKKMSFYLKNRTGDLIAKATNDVDRVVFAAGEGVLTLIDATVMGLLVLIIMSTQISFKLTLISIMPMPIMGFVIKKYGKKLQKLYTKSQAAFSSINDQVQESITCIKMIKSFGLEKRQLNKFNKTTKIASDQNIKVATVDAKFDPAIYICTSFSNLIAIIFGSYLVINKKLSIGQLTSFIMYLGLMIWPMLALAWMFNILERGIAAWNRIKNLIYKEKIDKKKKYIMMDGGLIYLKINNFYYKKKQKFNLKNISIKIPSENIIGICGPTGSGKTTIINIMQKQLKIKYGFIKYNNENISNINTDQWQKKLAIINQKTFLFSDTIFNNISLGKPNVSYLKIKKASKIARIHNEIKSFSKKYSTRIGEKGIILSGGQMQRIAIARAIVSNRKILIMDDALSSVDIKNEKKILNNLWKWKKKKKITIIIITHRLLSIKNANKIYVIKQGNIIQSGTHDFLMSNKNWYSNMYHYQELSKNNM
- a CDS encoding YbaB/EbfC family nucleoid-associated protein is translated as MIKNKGLNNLMKQAQYMQEKINQTKKEIMLIKVTGESGAGLVKITINGLYECIKVKIDKSILNKSEKEILEDLIVAATNDAIRRINEEKKDKMSIISSNMNLPLDFNSLI
- the dnaX gene encoding DNA polymerase III subunit gamma/tau, with translation MENMTYQVLARRLRPKNFKEIIGQKTIIKAINNSILSKKIHHSWLFSGIRGIGKTTIARLLAKVLNCTNVLNANPCNNCKNCKEIDQGCFIDFIEVDAASKTKIEDTKELLDNMEYKPIKGKYKVYLIDEIHMLSRYSFNALLKTLEEPKKYVKIILATTDTTKIPKTILSRCLHFNLKSINKRQIIKYLEKILKLEGVIFDKESIIKIAQKSEGSLRDCLNLTEKIIALSNGNINIDNTNKELGLLDKKYIINLFENIINKEPKKLIHILNKVEDKGLNIEYVLTDLLELLYNLSMMKYHPKLWESTFSKKDKKLKNISDLVTFNFIHNCYHKILNAKKTLKFSPDKRIGVEMNLLNLIVS
- a CDS encoding ABC transporter transmembrane domain-containing protein, which codes for MNHSITCYSILKRLFFYWNPFKKSLIIAIMMLFFSSMAESCCPIIISYFINIILIKKKIHLIISIIVSFIFIILQIISIVFNYLQSILFNKISTKVLKKIRFDVMKSILNQPLNKFDDTSVGKIISRVTNDTEIIKDLYENVISNLLRSLSIILTVLFSMFLLEWKLALITSTIIPIVIIIMIIYHKYSSPFLRKTRIYLANINSYFNEIIVGMNVIQQFNQQKRFGKLIFNASILHYKSRIKNLNIDGLLLRPLISFISSIMLLCLISLFALSILGALKVGIIYAFISYTSRLNEPLTNTITQQSIVEQSIIAAERIFKIIDLPNQKYGYYKNIKYGIIKIKNLNFYYKKKQRVLKNINIYCKKNSFTAFVGKSGSGKSTLINLLMNFYPISEGKIYIDNRPIESFRKESLRKEISLVQQDPIIFADTFLSNITLGRNISISRVWDIIQKVKLKNLVESMKNGIYTLLREQGNNLSAGQKQLLSLARSLIGNPKILILDEATSSIDSEAEQNIQKIISYIRKNTTLLIVAHRLSTITKADNIFVLNKGKIIESGNHKNLLKNKGYYWNMHEFQKYNSFI